A genomic window from Clostridium aceticum includes:
- a CDS encoding accessory gene regulator ArgB-like protein codes for MAFPEKLAQHLTYSFIKENLPDKEQKELDRIEYGLAAFFIAFPKLFVLFSIAVFLNFYIDNFILYFTIVQVSYALVRVYAWGMHLKTDLSCFVGSFILLFGITSVGIFYPLPLVVLLLLWGISIGLLYRYAPAATEARPLRSMTLRKKLRRKLLIVASLLFIVAFINAKNPYGTLITLSVLGESLFTTPFMYKVFQLKGGETNEKS; via the coding sequence ATGGCGTTTCCCGAAAAATTAGCACAGCATTTGACTTATTCTTTTATAAAAGAAAACTTACCGGATAAAGAGCAAAAAGAACTAGACAGGATTGAATATGGACTTGCCGCATTTTTCATTGCTTTTCCTAAGCTTTTTGTATTGTTTTCTATAGCTGTATTTTTAAATTTTTATATAGACAACTTCATTCTTTACTTTACTATCGTTCAGGTTAGCTATGCTCTAGTTCGAGTTTATGCTTGGGGCATGCACCTTAAAACAGACTTAAGTTGTTTCGTTGGTAGTTTTATTCTCTTGTTTGGTATTACCTCAGTGGGAATTTTTTATCCCCTTCCCCTTGTTGTACTGTTGTTGCTTTGGGGCATAAGTATAGGACTTCTCTATCGCTATGCTCCAGCTGCTACAGAAGCCCGGCCTTTAAGGAGTATGACTTTAAGAAAAAAGTTGAGAAGAAAACTATTGATTGTAGCATCTCTGTTGTTTATCGTTGCTTTTATCAATGCAAAAAATCCCTATGGGACATTGATTACACTATCGGTTTTGGGGGAGAGCCTTTTTACCACTCCCTTTATGTATAAAGTATTTCAATTAAAAGGAGGAGAAACTAATGAAAAAAGTTAA